ACAGCAACAATTCCGTTGCCCTCGTATTGAAGTCCTGGCTCAGACTCAGCGTGTCTTCAAATTTTGGAACTGACTCCGGCAGGATCCCTTTCTTCGTCATACCCTCACGAACACCAATGATATGGAGGCTCTCTGGGTCTGATCTGTCCGTGTCAGCGACGAATTCACGAAGTTGTCGGGCGTAACGTTGCGCGTTCTCGACGAATTGCAAGTGTCGCTCAAACCCGGTTCCAGCAAACGATTCGAGGAGGTGTTGGAGAAGTGTGGCGGGTGAGATACGCGTGATGGAACGAGCGTGTTGAACCTGCGCAACTTTCTCTATTAAGTGTTCCCGGTTTAAGCGTTCTTCGGCGTCTGCGTCTTGGGTAAAGAACTCACTCTTTCCTGTCAACGTTTCCTTATCTACGACATCTGACCAGAGCCATTTGCCGTATTTCTGCCAGAGCTCATCTTGAATTTGGTTACGACGCTTCCATACGGGCTCGGAAGACATCGCTGGTGAGAATTCACTCGCAATTGCGGCGAGGGTACTCGGCATAAAAACAACAACGGTGATCCATATTAACAGGAGTATCACCAGGCTCACCGCACTCCGTTGCGCACGCGCAGATACTAACAGACCTAATGCCAGAAACAGGCACGTGTACAGGAGTGCAACAAGGAAGATGATACCCAAGCGTTCCCATGCTTCGGTATTGAGGTGAACAGCGTTTGATGTCGAAATTAGCAAGAGATTTATTAACACCGCAAGCGTAAAAGGGATACTTACACTTATCAGTGCCCCCAAAAACTTACCGATCAGGACGGTATGTCGTGGCACTGAATTTGCAAACATCAATCGGAGCGTGCCGCGCTCGCGTTCACCGGAGAAGGCATCAAAAGTGAACAAAAGTGCAATCAGACTCAAGACGTAACCGATGACAAATGCCCAGTCCAGTTGGGTAACGTCCGGTCCAACGCGCTTCATACTTATATTAGCATCCGGATATTTCAGTTTCCAGACCCCTCTTAGATGTTCGGAATACCCAAAAGGACTCCCCCCCTCAATAGTGTCTGGCAAAACAGGGTCTCCCCCCTCCGCACAAAAATAGAGGGATGACGGCTTTTTATACAGCTTTCCGGGTCCCTCTTGTGCGAGTTTATACAAACTGTCCTCGGTGTGAGAAGCCATGCGCGCCATAGATCCGCTGACAGCGTCATGATACTTCTGCATCCGCTTTGGATGTTCGCGGAGATGTCCGATAGCGTTGGTGAGCATCAATGCTAACAGCAACACGGTTGTCAGTGCGAATCGGAGACTATTGAGGTTATCGTAGAGCTCGCGTTTCGTGATATGCCAAACCATTTTACACTTCACTTTTGACAAAGATCAGAAATATTATCATGAAAAGAATGACGTTGATGAGCAGTAATAGGCAGACATCGGGTAACGCTCGTTTCGCATTTGTTCCGATATCGCTTCTCTGAAAGGAAAACTGAGGCAGCGCGTTCCAGTCAACCTCCCCTTTGGCGGCAACAAACCACTGTCGAGACTCGAATATCTTATTGTCGAGAAAATAGTCAACCACTGCCTGTTGGTAGCGTTGACCTGCTGTGAAAAAATCTTGGAGACCGTTTAAGTCGGTCCCTACCCACGCTTCAGTCGCCGCATCATACAGACCTACGGGTGAGAATTTTAACAACATCCGTTCCATTTTTGCGGGTTGGACATAGATCATCTCCAGTGCAGGCTTTCGGACAATCCACGTTCGGTCTGCTGTGTTGGTAACCTGTAGACCGAAAA
The DNA window shown above is from Candidatus Poribacteria bacterium and carries:
- a CDS encoding ABC transporter permease subunit; translated protein: MVWHITKRELYDNLNSLRFALTTVLLLALMLTNAIGHLREHPKRMQKYHDAVSGSMARMASHTEDSLYKLAQEGPGKLYKKPSSLYFCAEGGDPVLPDTIEGGSPFGYSEHLRGVWKLKYPDANISMKRVGPDVTQLDWAFVIGYVLSLIALLFTFDAFSGERERGTLRLMFANSVPRHTVLIGKFLGALISVSIPFTLAVLINLLLISTSNAVHLNTEAWERLGIIFLVALLYTCLFLALGLLVSARAQRSAVSLVILLLIWITVVVFMPSTLAAIASEFSPAMSSEPVWKRRNQIQDELWQKYGKWLWSDVVDKETLTGKSEFFTQDADAEERLNREHLIEKVAQVQHARSITRISPATLLQHLLESFAGTGFERHLQFVENAQRYARQLREFVADTDRSDPESLHIIGVREGMTKKGILPESVPKFEDTLSLSQDFNTRATELLLLTLFVMVLLSGAYLAFVRVEV